One Sesamum indicum cultivar Zhongzhi No. 13 linkage group LG14, S_indicum_v1.0, whole genome shotgun sequence genomic window, atttctaataaatatatatttttttgttcttgctGTAATTGTTAAGTCAGTGCTGATTTTTCTTGCTAAAATTCTGGTTATAAGTTGCCttttttcctgaaaattttgggtaaaaataaaaaacttaatctTATACATGTTGATCTTGGTAAAAATgctaatagtataaatatatgaactatTACTACAAATATGCGCTGTGCTTCAAGAAGGCGCTCACCACGAGTGCGCACTTGCTCTTGATGACCCTTATGCCTTTAACAACTATGGGTTGTATCGCGCGACATAATGAATTAAGagttgttattaattttttggcgTACCCGCTGGAGCCCTGGAGGAGCATACCGATTCATTACCCATAGTTGCCcgtattttggatttttaattattaagaaagtTCATATCAACATTGACTCTTTCTGTTTGCAGGGAGATGTTTTGGGATCGCTATCTGACATTGATGATCTTTCAAGCACGTTTTCAAAGGTGAGAAATCACGCATGGTGCAATTTAACCTCAGATTTTCATTTGGTTGATATGGATTTTGGTTAATTTAACTATGTCTTCAACTTTTCAATTATTCCGTTGTCTTCTTTCCATCTATATCTCTCATGTGTACACGCAGTGGAAGTGTGGATGTGGGTAGTGTTTATTTTCCATCTTTCctgatttgatataatatattatattttttttaggttacaaaagtgaaaagcaacaaaaatctATCTATCACCGACAAGTTGGCCAAAACCATGTCCGTGGGTGGCTAACTTTgttcttgaaataaaattgaaatatgaaatatgtatataaagtGAATACACGACTTCCAAATAGATAAATAGTAAGTTAGCTCTTTTTTCTATTGTCTTGGGGTGTTTAtactttgtttatttatagttACCTTGTAGTGAACTAAGCTCTAAGCATGAGATATTTATCTTCGTGTAGTCTGTTTACCTGGTTAGCTTTTGAGATTCAACAAGCAAAATGGACAAAGAACATTGAAGTGAAACTAAAACCCTTCTTTACTTCCTTGGTAGTTGGTGCCACTTGTTTGGGTAGTGTGCTAATTTGTCTGAGGGTTTGCTTGCTATTTTTCGTTTCCCTGACTACTTCCTTAATACATAAAATGTCTGCTGTAGATGGCAGTGTATTGAACTATTGATCAATCAAATGTATGTTACCTGCATTATTCCTTATTCTTCCCCTCATTCAATGTTTTTGGATAATTCTGCCttgttattgtaatttaaccAAGTCTGTTTGCACCGACTGGATGGAGATACTGGTACCTCATGCACTATGTATTTATCTTCTACTTTTCTGTATACAGTTGAACAAAGTTGTCAGTGAGCCAACCAGTGGAGGAGTCAATAGAGGCTGGGGATCCAGAGAAAGTGAGTGCAACTAAATTGCATTGCCATTTAAAGCTTTTGCGGTATATGTAGCATTTTATTTGCTGATTGCATGTGTTCGTCGTTCATTGAGACGAAAACCATGGCTACTTTTTGTtgataattgagaaaaatatcatatatactCTTTTAACTCGACTCTTGAGCACATATTACTTGATAGTAGTAGCATGATTAGACCAAAAGAAACTTCTATGTGCTGCACATTATGTGGTTTTAACAGTTCTGTAATGATGTTCAACTATTTAATACTCTTCATTATTGCCCTAGTTTTAACTGCTCAAATATTTAAGGCCATCCACATATCTTTACATTGAATTGTAACTTCTGGAAAATACTGCAATTTCTCGTTTGACATTTAGAATAAACTGGATTAAGTTGAGTCTATGAGTTGTTCTATGAACTAGAGTTGACTTCATGAAGCTCCATGGCTTACATCTTACTTTATCAGTGTGTAGACTTGCAGGCACATGCATATCCATACAGGGTCATCTCATGCTTGCATTTACTTAACTCCATTAGTATTTGACAGTAAAAGGTTTATCTATTGTTATGTAGTTGCACCTGATATTGTATGGTGTTGCATGAAATATGTGGACTGTTTTTTGGGACTTTTAGCTCCTCTCTGATAGTGTGGAAAAATGGGTGTCTGGGCAATGAAATATTGTTATGGGCTAAAGCTTTTTTGATTGGATGAGGTTTTTCTTCATAATATTGTCCTGAGATTGATCTGTACCTGATTTTTGAGTTCACTTCAATGCTTCAGTATCTTTTGATAAGGCTGGGGATCTAACTCTGCTTCTTGAGAGCCTGTTgcttgaaataaatatatcagcTGAATGAAAATAGAAAGCTCTACTTGGATACGTTTTTTACTTATGCGTACCTATAATATTTACTGAACGCTATATGTAGGAGTGTTCCACATTTATCTGCAGTTGATGAGTGTCAAAGAGTCCCGTGCTGAATAAAGTGCTTTATGTGATTTGTCAaacatttttctccaaattcaaatattattccGAAACTTTGGTATTTTTGAAGCATTTCCTATGTGTGTGTCAACCTCCCAAGTTCTGACTTCCCTTCTTAATATCTTTTTCCAAAGTAACAAGTGTAGGATGTATCCTATCTGCAGAATACTTGCCATTGCCATGAGTTGAGGTGTTTGAGGAACCATGCTGTGGGAAACTCCATCGATTAAATTCTGAATATTGTATAGCTTGAGTGTGAAATTAGTTGCAAGCAGCTGATTGGCACTAGATTTTGCTTCTCTCATCCTTGTAACATTGTATACTTTTTTGAGTTTACAGGCTCCTGGGAGTTGCATCAACTTTTGCAAGTTTCTAGGATTATTGTTTTACATCATGTGGTGCATTGTTTGAGTTGTAATGTATTGCCTTTTTGCTTGTGACCTACAGGATTTTGGTGATAGTAGTTTTATTTCGGTTGAGTGTCTCTACATCTGCTTCTTTCAGTTTGTGTGATTGCTTCAAACAATTAATGGGACTATTTTACGGTATAAATTACTAAGTTgtgttgaaaaaaataatttttattagtttatgcTAGTGTATATTCAAACAGAAATCTCGCACGGTCATTAACTTGATCTTACTggtttttttcattattagaCATTTGCTAAAAACAGTTCAAAGCTCTGATGTAATAGTTGACATGTAGAGATTCAATTAGTTCCTTGGTCAAGTTTATCCTTTTGATCATGTTATTTTGTTGTAGGTTCATCTGCTGCTGAGTTGGCACAAGATGCGGATTTCGCTAATTGGTTTGATCAGCGTGCTTTTGATGCCGAAGTTCATGAAAGCAAAAAATGGTCCTCACATCCATATGCCTCTCCGCCCCATTTTATGGGAACCAATTCGTTGCACCGGACATCGTCATACCCTGAGCAACAGCAGCAGTATCCACCACAGCAGCCAAAGCTACATCATAACTATTCTAGTGAACCAATACTTATTCCAAAATCTTCATTCACTTCATATCCACCCCCTGGTGGCAGATCTCAGCAAGCTTCACCAAGTGGCCAATCTAGCCATCTTAATATTCCATATCACCCACCGATTGCTTCGCCTAATCTTTCTCCTTTCTCCAGTTCTCAGGTTCATTTGAATAACTTGTCTCATGGACCACAGTTTGGTGGAAATTTGCCTCAGTTACCTCATGGTCTCCAAGTTAATAGTCAACTCCAGAACCAATGGGCGAGTAGGAGTAGTTTATACCCTGGGAATCATTCTGGCCATCCAAACAATTTTTCACCCCAACAGTTATCCCATCAGAATGGTTTACTGCCAGCACAGCTGATGCCACCCCAGCATTCCCAGCAAACAAGAATGCAGAATCCATATCAGTCATCCTTTAGCCATTTATCAGGGGTGCAGTCTCAACTATTCAATCCTCACCTACCTCCATCACCACCTCTGATGAACAACTTCGATATGCTTGGGTTGCCAGATTTAAGAGATCAGAGAGCTATGTCACTGTTGCGAAGTAGACAAGGGATGCGTTATCCTCATCAGGGCTCTGATTCTGGCAGCCAGAAAAGCGACAGCGGGTGGCCAAGGTTTAAAGCGAAGTACATGACCGAAGATGAGATTGAAAATATTCTCAGAATGCAGCTTGCAGCTACTCATAGCAATGATCCTTATGTTGAAGATTACTACCATCAAGCTTGCCTAGCAAGAAAATCTGCTGGTGCTAAGCTGAGACATCATTTCTGTCCAACTAATTTGAGGGATGGTTCTTCCAAAGCTCGTGCAAGCAATGAGCCACACCCATTTCTCCAGGTCGATGCTCTTGGAAGGGTTTCCTTCTCCTCAATACGCAGGCCGAGACCACTTCTTGAAGTTGAATCCGCTAATTCATCTGGTAGTGGCTGTGCTGAATCAAAACTTTCTGAGAAGCCTTTGGAACAGGAGCCTAT contains:
- the LOC105176530 gene encoding protein PAT1 homolog 1, producing the protein MDGYGGGGSTQDSAGLQDLRPFGTNSSGNAVFDASQYEFFGGDVVEEVELGGLEDEEDNLPPVGLEEEEFQFEKEEGDVLGSLSDIDDLSSTFSKLNKVVSEPTSGGVNRGWGSRESSSAAELAQDADFANWFDQRAFDAEVHESKKWSSHPYASPPHFMGTNSLHRTSSYPEQQQQYPPQQPKLHHNYSSEPILIPKSSFTSYPPPGGRSQQASPSGQSSHLNIPYHPPIASPNLSPFSSSQVHLNNLSHGPQFGGNLPQLPHGLQVNSQLQNQWASRSSLYPGNHSGHPNNFSPQQLSHQNGLLPAQLMPPQHSQQTRMQNPYQSSFSHLSGVQSQLFNPHLPPSPPLMNNFDMLGLPDLRDQRAMSLLRSRQGMRYPHQGSDSGSQKSDSGWPRFKAKYMTEDEIENILRMQLAATHSNDPYVEDYYHQACLARKSAGAKLRHHFCPTNLRDGSSKARASNEPHPFLQVDALGRVSFSSIRRPRPLLEVESANSSGSGCAESKLSEKPLEQEPMLAARVTIEDGLSLLLDIDDIDRFLQFNQFPDGGGQLRQRRQVLLEGLASSLQLVDPLGKNGHTVDLAPKDDLVFLRIVSLPKGRKLLVRYLQLLPFRNLRFLFGNLPSDTGASATTSNLAKTVSACVQVMELKALAACLASVVCSAEHPPLRPIGSPAGDGASVILKSVLERATELLTDPHAAGNCSPPNRAFWQASFDAFFGLLTKYCFNKYDSVVQSFLSQGPSEATIGADVAKAISKEMPVELLRASLPHTSEQQRKLLLEFAQRSMPVLGFGGQSGGSAQMNP